In Passer domesticus isolate bPasDom1 chromosome 12, bPasDom1.hap1, whole genome shotgun sequence, the following proteins share a genomic window:
- the LOC135279647 gene encoding uncharacterized protein LOC135279647 — MGNNLSKEEESVLATWKVLLRNKGIFTSDYALQSLLLWAKSQGFGTDPGTAYSVKAWKKVGDRLWEVIRAGDKSVVDLAVTWGSLFEALKQWKTEQKQAERDVDEESGLTIETDGGDEADGASDGELAETVLEEGAGAVEVARQATKASGKAARVSRPAAKASGKAARASGLDAKASGKAAKTSGKAAKASGRTAKTSGQTAVASPYQTPKPLYLTPAQQLTMVPVYDTPLRQLAELSLAERETQPSAPPLPSALVQPSAPPLRFQLHEQSARSYPPLPSSDSESSDESPAVTPELGQGTLVSLPFNSSSPTAPWTLPPCQVTVLPRHPQEFWEFVRKKAVEENNWDIIERLGPPKVPQEKSADVIAACTNPMAFPVFKAAPGTRQDDSHHVFA; from the coding sequence atgggaaataatttatctaaagaggaagaaagtgtTTTGGCTACATGGAAAGTTTTGTTAAGAAATAAGGGAATCTTTACTTCAGACTATGCCCTTCAAAGTTTATTGCTGTGGGCTAAATCACAGGGTTTTGGCACGGACCCTGGTACAGCATATAGTGTTAAGGCATGGAAAAAAGTCGGGGACAGACTGTGGGAAGTTATCCGAGCGGGAGATAAAAGTGTTGTCGATCTAGCTGTTACCTGGGGATCGCTCTTTGAGGCattgaaacaatggaaaacagagcagaaacaagCAGAGCGGGATGTGGACGAAGAATCGGGGTTGACAATAGAAACTGACGGGGGGGATGAGGCAGACGGGGCCTCTGATGGGGAACTTGCTGAAACTGTCCTTGAAGAAGGTGCAGGTGCTGTGGAAGTTGCCAGGCAGGCTACCAAGGCTTCCGGGAAAGCTGCCAGAGTTTCTAGGCCGGCTGCCAAAGCTTCcgggaaagctgccagagcttCTGGGCTGGATGCCAAAgcttctgggaaagctgccaaaacttctgggaaagctgccaaaGCTTCTGGGAGAACTGCCAAAACTTCTGGGCAAACTGCTGTGGCATCTCCTTATCAGACTCCTAAACCTCTGTATCTCACACCTGCGCAGCAGCTCACGATGGTGCCTGTATACGATACACCGCTACGCCAGCTAGCTGAACTGTCTTTAGCAGAGAGAGAAACCCAGCCATCTGCCCCCCCgcttccctctgctctagtCCAGCCATCTGCCCCCCCGCTTCGCTTTCAACTGCATGAACAGTCTGCAAGGTCGTATCCTCCGTTACCTAGCAGTGACAGCGAATCAAGTGACGAGTCACCCGCAGTAACACCTGAGTTGGGGCAAGGAACTCTTGTCAGTTTACCTTTTAATAGCTCTAGCCCTACTGCCCCATGGACTTTGCCTCCATGTCAAGTAACTGTGCTTCCTCGACATCCTCAGGAGTTTTGGGaatttgttagaaaaaaagcagttgaagaaaataattgggACATAATAGAAAGATTAGGTCCTCCAAAAGTACCTCAGGAGAAGAGTGCTGATGTAATTGCTGCCTGTACTAACCCTAtggcttttccagtttttaaagcagctcctggaacaAGGCAGGATGACAGTCATCATGTCTTTGCCTAG